One segment of Anopheles stephensi strain Indian chromosome 3, UCI_ANSTEP_V1.0, whole genome shotgun sequence DNA contains the following:
- the LOC118512736 gene encoding toll-like receptor Tollo isoform X1 — protein sequence MVKLCVVLFMVALVAPHGAFSKQLVCTMELNRSCSLIGAKVFADEVLLTEFSSPSPSTLTNVQFARSQLAAIPPTLFQTFPKLEKVNASSSEIKQVQSNSFAGARTLLSLNLRGNKIHELPAEAFFGAHRLETLDLSNNEITTIDGTAFKRLRNLNTLLLNENSITELESSVFDDLSEMESLELQQNDLSSIGDLVFRGCPSLTTLNVSHNALKTFNLAQFERRYNFDLIDVSYNHLESVNIPSNLRQLVATGNGIRTVESNAINGSSLILLKMPHNKMSSVDDVPTFDKLITLDLSFNRIREFDFRSIARFGKLVLLKLDGNQLESLSNGLTEPITHLKYVHLADNQFVHLDLNVMRTVPRVLKLDLRRNQLERITVTDLSGSFPVMVRMMLEGNRFRCEDNRALVRELKGSITAYAMTRNDCRKNQNLIDGICCS from the coding sequence CATGGTAGCCCTCGTGGCACCTCATGGCGCCTTTTCGAAGCAGCTCGTCTGTACGATGGAGCTGAATCGAAGCTGCAGCCTGATCGGCGCCAAGGTGTTCGCCGACGAAGTGCTGCTGACCGAATTCTCCAGCCCAAGCCCATCAACGCTCACCAACGTACAGTTCGCACGCTCGCAGCTGGCCGCAATCCCACCGACACTGTTCCAAACGTTTCCGAAGTTAGAAAAAGTGAACGCATCCTCGAGCGAAATCAAACAAGTACAGTCGAACAGTTTTGCCGGAGCAAGAACGCTTCTGTCGCTGAATCTGCGAGGTAACAAAATTCATGAACTGCCTGCTGAAGCATTTTTCGGCGCACATCGTCTTGAGACGCTAGATCTTTCGAACAACGAGATCACCACGATCGACGGTACGGCGTTCAAGCGGTTGCGTAACCTAAATACGTTGCTGCTGAACGAAAACAGTATCACCGAGCTGGAGTCCAGCGTGTTTGATGATTTGTCCGAGATGGAAAGTTTGGAGCTGCAGCAGAACGATCTGTCCTCGATCGGTGATCTAGTGTTTCGTGGGTGCCCTTCACTGACGACACTGAACGTGTCGCACAACGCACTGAAGACGTTCAACTTGGCACAGTTCGAGCGGCGGTACAATTTCGACCTGATCGACGTCAGCTACAATCATCTCGAGTCCGTGAATATCCCGTCGAACCTGCGTCAGCTAGTTGCAACGGGCAATGGGATCCGTACGGTGGAAAGCAATGCCATTAACGGGTCGTCACTGATTCTGCTCAAGATGCCACACAACAAGATGTCGAGTGTGGACGATGTACCGACGTTCGATAAGCTGATCACACTCGATCTGTCGTTTAACCGAATCCGTGAGTTTGATTTCCGATCGATCGCACGGTTCGGTAAGCTGGTGCTGCTCAAGTTGGACGGTAATCAGCTGGAATCGTTGAGCAATGGATTGACGGAACCGATCACACACCTGAAGTACGTACATCTGGCCGACAATCAGTTCGTGCATCTGGATCTGAACGTGATGCGGACTGTGCCACGTGTGCTGAAGCTGGATCTGCGCCGGAACCAGCTCGAGCGGATCACGGTGACGGATTTGTCCGGTTCGTTCCCGGTGATGGTGCGTATGATGCTGGAGGGTAATCGATTCCGGTGCGAAGACAACCGAGCATTGGTGAGGGAGCTGAAGGGTTCCATCACGGCGTACGCAATGACCCGGAATGATTGTCGCAAGAATCAGAATCTTATCGATGGTATCTGTTGCTCGTAG
- the LOC118512736 gene encoding toll-like receptor Tollo isoform X2, whose translation MVALVAPHGAFSKQLVCTMELNRSCSLIGAKVFADEVLLTEFSSPSPSTLTNVQFARSQLAAIPPTLFQTFPKLEKVNASSSEIKQVQSNSFAGARTLLSLNLRGNKIHELPAEAFFGAHRLETLDLSNNEITTIDGTAFKRLRNLNTLLLNENSITELESSVFDDLSEMESLELQQNDLSSIGDLVFRGCPSLTTLNVSHNALKTFNLAQFERRYNFDLIDVSYNHLESVNIPSNLRQLVATGNGIRTVESNAINGSSLILLKMPHNKMSSVDDVPTFDKLITLDLSFNRIREFDFRSIARFGKLVLLKLDGNQLESLSNGLTEPITHLKYVHLADNQFVHLDLNVMRTVPRVLKLDLRRNQLERITVTDLSGSFPVMVRMMLEGNRFRCEDNRALVRELKGSITAYAMTRNDCRKNQNLIDGICCS comes from the coding sequence ATGGTAGCCCTCGTGGCACCTCATGGCGCCTTTTCGAAGCAGCTCGTCTGTACGATGGAGCTGAATCGAAGCTGCAGCCTGATCGGCGCCAAGGTGTTCGCCGACGAAGTGCTGCTGACCGAATTCTCCAGCCCAAGCCCATCAACGCTCACCAACGTACAGTTCGCACGCTCGCAGCTGGCCGCAATCCCACCGACACTGTTCCAAACGTTTCCGAAGTTAGAAAAAGTGAACGCATCCTCGAGCGAAATCAAACAAGTACAGTCGAACAGTTTTGCCGGAGCAAGAACGCTTCTGTCGCTGAATCTGCGAGGTAACAAAATTCATGAACTGCCTGCTGAAGCATTTTTCGGCGCACATCGTCTTGAGACGCTAGATCTTTCGAACAACGAGATCACCACGATCGACGGTACGGCGTTCAAGCGGTTGCGTAACCTAAATACGTTGCTGCTGAACGAAAACAGTATCACCGAGCTGGAGTCCAGCGTGTTTGATGATTTGTCCGAGATGGAAAGTTTGGAGCTGCAGCAGAACGATCTGTCCTCGATCGGTGATCTAGTGTTTCGTGGGTGCCCTTCACTGACGACACTGAACGTGTCGCACAACGCACTGAAGACGTTCAACTTGGCACAGTTCGAGCGGCGGTACAATTTCGACCTGATCGACGTCAGCTACAATCATCTCGAGTCCGTGAATATCCCGTCGAACCTGCGTCAGCTAGTTGCAACGGGCAATGGGATCCGTACGGTGGAAAGCAATGCCATTAACGGGTCGTCACTGATTCTGCTCAAGATGCCACACAACAAGATGTCGAGTGTGGACGATGTACCGACGTTCGATAAGCTGATCACACTCGATCTGTCGTTTAACCGAATCCGTGAGTTTGATTTCCGATCGATCGCACGGTTCGGTAAGCTGGTGCTGCTCAAGTTGGACGGTAATCAGCTGGAATCGTTGAGCAATGGATTGACGGAACCGATCACACACCTGAAGTACGTACATCTGGCCGACAATCAGTTCGTGCATCTGGATCTGAACGTGATGCGGACTGTGCCACGTGTGCTGAAGCTGGATCTGCGCCGGAACCAGCTCGAGCGGATCACGGTGACGGATTTGTCCGGTTCGTTCCCGGTGATGGTGCGTATGATGCTGGAGGGTAATCGATTCCGGTGCGAAGACAACCGAGCATTGGTGAGGGAGCTGAAGGGTTCCATCACGGCGTACGCAATGACCCGGAATGATTGTCGCAAGAATCAGAATCTTATCGATGGTATCTGTTGCTCGTAG